A stretch of Aureispira sp. CCB-E DNA encodes these proteins:
- the nrfD gene encoding NrfD/PsrC family molybdoenzyme membrane anchor subunit — protein MSAVVSNVRPPLVTGSKTYHQITEDICSPTEQLPGMGWVLCLLGSLGLLAFGGIAVFFTLWFGIGTWNLNRTIGWGWDITNFVWWVGIGHAGTLISAILLLFRQKWRTGVNRAAEAMTIFAVICAAFFPGIHMGRMWMAFFVFPYPNTRGPLWVNFNSPLLWDVFAISTYFTVSLLFWYTGLVPDFATIRDRAKGFRKKIYNFLSMGWTGSAKHWQRWESLSLVLAGLATPLVLSVHTIVSFDFATSVIPGWHTTIFPPYFVAGAIFSGFAMVCTLMIITRSILKLEDYITIEHIESMNKVIVLTGSIVGVAYLTELFVAWYSGYIYEQYAFYNRAVGPYWWAYAAMMGCNVISPQFFWFRSIRRSLVWTFVLSIVVNIGMWFERFVIIATTLARDFIPSSWSYYTPSWVEIGIYLFTFGLFGTLYLIFMRVAPVVAVAEIKSILKSSGDQYVGPAVAEKTGEINAGLHHHDHDEHMTHGHVQTPQNLTGTAPDTKTSTVLESDVDVLIGDNPEDKTIEDFKEDLNFEDGEDSEKDDK, from the coding sequence ATGAGCGCAGTTGTATCAAATGTTCGCCCACCATTAGTAACGGGCAGCAAGACGTATCATCAAATAACAGAGGATATCTGTTCTCCTACGGAGCAATTACCAGGAATGGGATGGGTGCTTTGTTTGCTAGGTAGCTTAGGGCTTTTGGCCTTTGGTGGTATTGCCGTTTTCTTTACCTTATGGTTTGGTATCGGTACTTGGAATTTGAACCGTACGATTGGTTGGGGATGGGATATCACTAACTTTGTATGGTGGGTAGGTATTGGTCACGCAGGAACCTTGATTTCTGCCATCTTATTATTATTCCGTCAAAAATGGCGTACTGGTGTAAACCGTGCTGCTGAGGCGATGACAATTTTTGCTGTAATTTGTGCAGCATTCTTCCCTGGAATTCACATGGGACGTATGTGGATGGCATTCTTTGTATTTCCTTATCCAAATACACGTGGACCTTTATGGGTAAACTTTAACTCTCCTCTTTTGTGGGACGTATTTGCGATTAGTACTTATTTTACAGTGTCTTTATTGTTCTGGTATACTGGTTTGGTACCTGATTTTGCCACCATCCGTGACCGTGCAAAAGGATTTAGAAAGAAAATTTACAATTTCTTGTCAATGGGATGGACTGGTTCAGCTAAGCACTGGCAACGTTGGGAGTCTTTATCTTTAGTATTGGCAGGTTTGGCAACTCCTTTGGTACTTTCTGTACATACGATTGTATCATTTGACTTTGCTACTTCTGTAATCCCTGGTTGGCATACAACTATTTTCCCTCCTTACTTCGTAGCAGGGGCAATCTTCTCAGGATTTGCAATGGTATGTACCTTGATGATTATCACAAGATCTATCCTTAAATTAGAAGACTATATTACAATCGAGCACATCGAGTCGATGAACAAAGTAATCGTACTGACAGGATCAATAGTAGGGGTTGCTTATTTGACAGAGTTGTTTGTTGCTTGGTATTCAGGATATATTTATGAGCAATACGCATTCTACAATCGTGCTGTGGGACCTTATTGGTGGGCTTATGCAGCGATGATGGGATGTAACGTAATCTCTCCACAATTCTTCTGGTTCCGCTCAATCAGACGTTCTTTAGTGTGGACATTTGTTTTATCTATTGTTGTAAATATTGGTATGTGGTTCGAGCGTTTTGTAATTATCGCAACAACACTAGCAAGAGATTTCATTCCATCTAGTTGGAGTTACTACACTCCATCTTGGGTAGAAATTGGTATTTATCTATTTACTTTTGGATTGTTTGGTACACTTTACCTAATCTTTATGCGTGTCGCTCCTGTAGTAGCTGTAGCAGAGATTAAGTCTATCTTAAAATCTTCTGGTGATCAATATGTGGGTCCTGCTGTAGCAGAAAAAACTGGTGAAATCAATGCTGGTTTGCACCACCATGATCACGATGAGCACATGACACACGGTCATGTTCAAACTCCTCAAAATTTGACTGGAACAGCTCCTGATACAAAAACGTCTACAGTTTTAGAGTCTGACGTAGATGTATTGATAGGAGATAATCCTGAAGATAAAACCATCGAAGACTTCAAAGAAGATTTGAATTTTGAAGATGGAGAAGATTCTGAAAAAGACGATAAATAA
- a CDS encoding DUF3341 domain-containing protein: MKRVLNKKVLYGLYNDEEILMSAIKQIKKEDAEIMDVYTPFPVHGLDPVLGLSESRLHIAGFLYGMTGTTLAFGFMSWVFTRDWPIIFGGKPYFSVPAFIPITFEFTVLMAAVGMVITFYLVCGLGFGVENPYLDPRITDDKFCIAFDVSHSSKEEVEALSVLLERTSAEEVHTKDI, from the coding sequence ATGAAAAGAGTATTAAATAAAAAAGTGCTATACGGCTTGTACAATGATGAGGAAATCCTTATGTCAGCAATCAAGCAAATCAAAAAAGAAGATGCTGAAATTATGGATGTGTACACTCCTTTTCCAGTACACGGTTTGGACCCTGTATTGGGCTTGAGCGAGTCTCGCTTGCATATTGCAGGATTTTTGTATGGAATGACGGGTACAACTTTAGCCTTTGGTTTCATGTCTTGGGTATTTACCCGTGATTGGCCGATTATTTTTGGTGGAAAGCCTTATTTTTCTGTTCCTGCATTTATTCCAATTACGTTTGAGTTTACGGTATTGATGGCAGCAGTGGGAATGGTTATTACCTTCTACCTTGTATGTGGATTAGGATTTGGAGTTGAGAATCCATATTTAGATCCAAGAATTACGGACGACAAGTTTTGCATCGCTTTTGATGTATCACACAGTTCAAAAGAAGAGGTAGAGGCACTTTCTGTATTATTGGAAAGAACTAGTGCAGAAGAAGTTCACACTAAAGATATCTAA
- a CDS encoding OmpA family protein gives MKNLTSIYSLATVGLASLLLWSCGRAGGDDTGSEYMPDMSHSIAYEANYSSYYYNNTWDGEEAYRAYAGPRKPVKGTVARGYLPSKYQNLEDYRTSADETHVALQEKVRDMMMADASIQNEIKPTSKAELERVLTDGATLYSINCEVCHGEEADGNGVLYNEGEGKYSAKPANLVNEEFSTATDGRFLNAILHGKGMMQSHADKMSPMERWKVIHYIRSMQAAKAGKEYNPTGNVNVSPKPSLEESFNAMISELKANHDVQDLKINLDNVLYNSGNAELQSASSKTLNTLVALLEANPTVKIEISGHTDNSGDSTENLELSTARAQAVYQYLLDHNIVAERLSYKGYGDTQPVASNDTEEGKKQNRRTELKIVQ, from the coding sequence ATGAAAAATCTAACAAGCATATATTCATTGGCTACCGTTGGTCTGGCTAGTCTTTTGTTATGGAGCTGTGGTCGTGCTGGTGGTGATGATACTGGTAGTGAATACATGCCAGATATGTCACATTCCATTGCATACGAAGCAAACTACAGTAGTTATTATTATAATAATACTTGGGATGGAGAAGAAGCTTATAGAGCTTATGCTGGTCCTCGTAAACCTGTGAAAGGAACCGTAGCTCGTGGTTACTTGCCTTCTAAATACCAAAACTTAGAAGATTATAGAACTTCTGCTGACGAAACTCACGTGGCTCTTCAAGAAAAAGTAAGAGATATGATGATGGCAGATGCTAGCATCCAAAATGAAATTAAACCAACTTCTAAAGCAGAATTAGAAAGAGTTTTGACAGACGGTGCTACATTGTACTCTATTAACTGTGAAGTATGTCATGGTGAAGAAGCTGATGGAAATGGTGTGTTGTATAATGAGGGAGAAGGAAAATATAGTGCTAAACCTGCTAACTTAGTTAATGAGGAATTTAGTACTGCTACAGATGGTCGCTTCTTAAACGCTATTTTGCATGGAAAAGGTATGATGCAATCTCATGCTGATAAAATGTCTCCAATGGAACGTTGGAAAGTAATTCACTATATTCGTTCTATGCAGGCAGCTAAAGCTGGAAAAGAATACAATCCAACAGGTAATGTTAATGTATCTCCAAAACCTTCTTTAGAGGAGTCTTTTAATGCTATGATTAGCGAATTGAAAGCCAATCATGATGTACAAGATTTGAAAATTAACTTGGACAATGTATTATACAATTCAGGGAATGCTGAATTACAATCTGCTTCTTCAAAGACACTAAATACTTTGGTAGCTTTATTGGAAGCTAACCCTACTGTGAAAATCGAAATTAGTGGTCACACAGATAATTCAGGAGATTCTACTGAAAACCTTGAGTTGTCAACGGCAAGAGCACAAGCTGTATACCAGTATTTGCTTGATCATAACATTGTTGCAGAGCGTTTGTCTTACAAAGGATATGGAGACACTCAACCTGTAGCATCGAATGATACAGAAGAAGGAAAAAAACAAAATAGAAGAACAGAGCTAAAGATTGTTCAATAA
- a CDS encoding cytochrome c oxidase subunit II, with translation MGFTIGALCVILLAVFIVQVGKARELASIVRNDPAEQDEINKFHTGLGMVFMVTFLSVCVVSFIYYIPTTLGWGPNIAASKHGPEVDYLFNLTLFFTFIVFVLTHIALFWFAWKYKGKQGKIGLYWAHNETLEMVWMIIPSVVMTFLVVGGLQAWNKIMLDLPEDSVSVILPEEDGEYLEIEATGTQFLWYLRYPGRDGKIGTKYFTQINSANQLGQTWTDEKNMDDFMTTEIVLPVGKPVRVRITARDVLHNFYIRDMRVKTDAVPGMPTYFNFTPTVTTDSMRRRLSQQPEWQVPDKKDDTKQRWEMFNYELACAELCGNGHYSMRNLVKIVSEEEYLDWLDEQEGGKLEEVVDSANGGETTYTYVPGSVKSQYFSKIFNTDKDPLKGKTADLEKLVENKLRVNVYMNKMREMRNNAELGSADYNNAEAAMNQLKPIQKVARTTTSVAESNAKLEEAKAIANSVKITPKEPVSVSVDSTVQDTTGK, from the coding sequence ATGGGATTTACAATCGGGGCATTATGTGTCATTTTATTGGCTGTATTTATCGTGCAGGTAGGAAAAGCTAGAGAACTAGCATCTATAGTACGTAACGACCCAGCAGAACAAGATGAGATCAATAAGTTCCACACTGGTTTAGGAATGGTATTTATGGTTACCTTCTTATCGGTGTGTGTGGTTTCTTTTATCTACTACATCCCAACAACTCTAGGATGGGGACCTAATATTGCTGCATCAAAGCATGGACCAGAAGTAGATTACTTATTTAATCTTACGTTGTTCTTTACATTTATCGTATTTGTATTAACGCACATTGCATTATTCTGGTTTGCTTGGAAATACAAAGGTAAACAAGGAAAAATTGGTCTTTATTGGGCGCACAATGAAACACTAGAAATGGTGTGGATGATTATTCCTTCTGTTGTAATGACTTTCTTGGTAGTAGGTGGATTACAAGCTTGGAATAAAATTATGTTGGACTTGCCAGAAGATTCTGTAAGTGTTATTTTACCAGAAGAGGATGGAGAATACTTGGAAATCGAAGCAACAGGAACACAGTTCTTGTGGTACTTGCGTTATCCTGGTCGTGATGGAAAAATTGGTACAAAATACTTTACACAAATCAATAGTGCCAACCAATTGGGACAAACTTGGACAGATGAGAAAAACATGGATGATTTCATGACTACTGAGATCGTACTTCCTGTAGGAAAACCTGTTCGCGTTCGCATTACTGCTCGTGATGTATTGCACAACTTCTACATCCGTGATATGCGTGTTAAAACAGATGCTGTTCCTGGTATGCCAACTTACTTTAACTTCACACCTACAGTAACAACAGATTCTATGCGTCGTCGTTTGAGTCAACAGCCAGAGTGGCAAGTTCCAGACAAAAAAGACGATACAAAGCAACGTTGGGAAATGTTTAACTACGAGTTAGCTTGTGCTGAGCTTTGTGGTAATGGCCACTACAGTATGAGAAACTTGGTTAAAATTGTTTCTGAAGAAGAATACTTGGATTGGTTGGATGAGCAAGAAGGTGGTAAATTGGAAGAGGTTGTAGATTCTGCAAATGGTGGTGAAACAACTTATACTTATGTACCAGGTTCTGTAAAATCTCAGTACTTCTCTAAAATTTTTAACACAGACAAAGATCCTCTAAAAGGTAAAACTGCTGATTTAGAAAAATTAGTAGAAAACAAGCTTCGTGTCAATGTTTACATGAACAAGATGAGAGAAATGAGAAATAATGCTGAATTGGGATCTGCTGATTATAACAATGCAGAAGCTGCAATGAATCAACTAAAACCTATTCAAAAAGTAGCTCGTACAACAACATCAGTAGCAGAATCTAATGCAAAATTAGAAGAAGCTAAAGCAATTGCTAATAGTGTTAAAATAACTCCAAAAGAGCCTGTATCAGTATCTGTTGATTCAACAGTACAAGACACTACAGGTAAATAA